Part of the Chanodichthys erythropterus isolate Z2021 chromosome 13, ASM2448905v1, whole genome shotgun sequence genome is shown below.
ctctctaattcaattgttactagtaacaatttgattatagagctctctaattgaattacagagctctctaatcgaattgttactagtaagaattaagttacagagctctataattcagttcttactagtaacaattagaattagagagctctgtaattgcaatcttactagtacaaatttaattacagagctctacaatagcaattcttactagtaacaattgcatTACAGAGCTCTGTATTCGGCGACATATCATTATGCTAATCGTGCCTTATGCATATTCAACTGGGGtcagtggcgtaactttgttttacaaagtgggtgggacaagaATGTGTATGGGTGGGTGtatgttgtattattattacaataataatatgatattaaaattataaatgtgttcaaatattatagttttcctacatctgctataatacaatatcgttagtctcgagagtatgtacattagttaataaatacgacGATCCGCATTTAATAATTGAATGTCCTGATGGGCTAGTGGCAGTTTCTCCGTTTAGGGTGCAAGAGGTTCCCGGTTCTAATCCAaccatgtgtaaaaaaaatgttctcattaaaaccaaagattttcatcagtgattgtatatcaagagcagggatacgtttatatgtattttgttttttgtgatttcaacgtATCGAATAGAGAGTCTCCGCAACAGCGATAGATTGAACTGCTAATCCGTGTGCACGAGCGCTGTGAACCCTGTTGCACGCGCCTCTGATAACAGtgacaacgagcactcaacaacataatttcaaaaacaacacatcccagcgccaaatcgcctattattaacacaaattgataatcaactagaggtgtttattttgtattagatatccgCGATAATCATTCTATTATTGCATAACAATACTAAATATAGGGCATTTCACCCTATATTATGTCCAGTGATATGGAGTGTTCTTGGCTCTTAGCTTTACCAATATACAAAGGTGAATGAATATAACGACTAAATATAGGCTTTCATCTCAGGCATCATCTTAATTTTGCTTTAATGTGAACATGATTAATATGTTACCTAAGTCTGTAAAATATTTCAGGATATTTCAGAACCACGCTacagggcttttattttgaaacgcACCTTTGTAGGCGGGAAATCTGCAATCTGTTTTGCATCTCATGAATaggagtttttactagtaataatacaattatagagctctgtaattagaattgttactagtaagaattgaattaaagagctctctaattcagtttttactagtaacaattacaattagagagctctataattcagtttttactagtaacaattgaattagagagctctctagtggaattgtagagctctgcaattggattattactagtaacaattgaattacagagctctgcaattgaattcttactagtaataaatgaattgtagagctctctaatgggaattgttactagtaaaaactgaattatagagctctacaattcagttgttactagtaagaatacaattgcagagctctataattcaattagagagctctacaatcataattgttactagtaaaaattgaattatagagctctataattgtaattgttactagtacaaattaaattatagagctctttaatttaattgttactagtaaaaatataattacgacgagtaatgctggaacgtttttatgctgaaacggcCTCCCAtatacctcgtgcacagatgatgtatattgatattattcctttcagtgcacctaataaagtcttttatcagttaataaagacagtttcaagtaatattgcaaaaatgtataaaacaaaacatcctctttagcacctttaatggtgAACGGTACCACTCTGCACGTTAAACTGCACATCATACTGAACAGAAGGAGTTTGTTTTGCAAATAAGCATCTATTTCACTTCACTACAGTTACCTCTGACCCTGGACCTGAGAGCTCTGTTTGGCATTACCTGGCTGGTGGAGAGGTTGAAGTGCAGTGCCACAGCATATGAGGTATCCATGAATATCTCTGGCAGGGCGGCCAGGTCCTCAATAGCCTGCAATTTCAGTCCGAGCAAATGTCTGTCGATGGCTTGACCTCGGATGGCCTGCACGTCCACACACAGGATAAAGAAAGTGCAATATATTTAGTGCAGACTAATAATGATTGATGTATATATTTAGTGCAGAAACACAATGACGGTGAACTGAACATCCCCAGCTTGCATTTACTCACCATGTCTGTGTAAGCTCTGTGTGCTTTAATAGCTTTGTCTAGCAGAGCCACTTTCTCTGTgttctgtcaatcaaattgagattgatacatttacattttctttcaTGCCAGATCAAATTTCACATGCACTTGAAAAAGCTggtaaaagtttggggtcagtaagatttttttattacttctGGAAGAAGTCTCACcacggctgcatttatttgatgaaaaatatagtaaaaacagtaatacttattacaatttaaaataactattttctatttaaaatagtaTAGACCCTTTTACTGTTTGTACACAATGATGACGTTGCAACGTATGCAcgcgcattttggcaacggaaaTGGTGTTGTTCCCCATAGGTtctaacgtgttagcaactccgAAAGTGATATATATCTACAGCTTCGCGAGCGGATTAAGCAACACAGACAGATaaagtcaactttttaaaataactttatcaaATGGTATCCGGCTATCAGATCCGTGTAGTTGAGTGGATAGAAGACGTTAGCAGATGGCCAAATACAGTGGccagatatatatacataaaccagggctctcaagttttaaagacaggcaagaatgacaaatatccaacaacatgacatgatttttaaagtgaccaataacatcgatgtaatacactataatttatttagtgctaataaaattattaagcctatttggagagagagatgtttaatgtgacaaaatgtcagtcatcGTGTGATAACGAAAATATAACTAGGTCTAGACTACTGATCAGGTGTTTTCAGTGAACAGGCTGTAAAACTGTTGACTAAGTTCAGACACTCATGAAAAACTGATGCTGATTATCTGGGAAACATTCTCTAACAGCAGTCAAGTTGTCAATGTTTGTGTCAAACAAGCTGtgaatttgttgtaacattaaaataagagaTCATGACTTATTCTGTGCTCAAAGTGATGCTCAGAGCTGTTTTCCTCTTTGGGTGAACGAGGATGATGGCGAACAATTCcaggatatgcttttttttcattggctgttgcgttaaatcttacccagatacaatagtgctattttctgattggcaACTGTGTaccctctttctttttttgattggctgataagtggcaggCGACTCCAGGGGAGACGCGCTTGATTCCTGCCCGGCGCAgcggcatattaaatatatgaaaaatagtttttctgcgtgagaaatacaatgtgtggcgggagtacgtgacaaaagaccgaaatgagtgacacttgagagccctgaaTAACGTTCAGAGTTGCTAATACGTTAAAACCAATAGgcaacaacaccacttccgttgccaaaatgcgcgcgcaACTATTTGATCACGTGGGCTGTAAAAGGGTCtgtgatttattcctgtgatggaaaaactgaattttcaacaaaattattcaatggagaaatttttttttaaaaaattactgacccacAAACTTTTTAATGCTAGTTTATGAGAATGTGGATTAAACTCAAATGTGTACTAGAGGTGACCGCACATGTTTGGCTGGGTCATCCATGGCCTTGACAAATCTGGCAGAGTCAACTGAGGTTGAGCGTATAGTGTCAGTTCGGCCCAGTCTGAACATGCGCAGAGAAGCGCTCTCATAGGTAGGACAACAGCGCTTGTAAATCCTGAAACAGCGAGTTTGCGCATCAACTGAATAATCTAAACTGATCATCAATTTCATAATAGCAATAACCTTACAGTTAAGATATAATTATGGGAAATAATATTAATGGCATGGCGGTGAGGTTTACCTGTAGTACGCCAACTGGAGAGCGATCTGAATAAATGCATCAGGGCTCATCTTCTGTGACTTTGGGAAATCTTTGCCAAAATGGGAGAACACATTGACTTTTATGTCCAAGTCATGAACCATGCTGTagaggaagagaagagattcaatatttaacatactgtaaatattactgcGAGTAAGTGGAATATCTCAGCTTCTCAcatgttcatgttttgtttGGCCTCCTCAATGTCTTTTTTGATCTCTGGTGTGATGTTGAAACGAAGCTTCTGAGGCATTCGCAGCGGGACCATTGGGGTACGGACCATCTCTGACTTCTTCCTGtacaaatataacaaaaaagtGGTAAATCTTAGCTGTGTTATGCATGGTTACAATCTAACCATGATAAAACAGTTTTTCCTCATTTAATCATTGTTAATCTTACGTATATTCCACCACATGGTCGATCAGTGACACGATAGGAGGGCCCTCAGCGGGGGCGTGTTCATAGATCAGCCCACATGTCCCATCCTCTCCAATGATAAACTAGAAAACACAACAACAGGATCTTGTACTTGATATATTTCTAACATTTGATTTGTCAAAATGATATGTTCATTTAGAGGTTTATAGTTTTGTTTATGtggtctactagaataggtttacATGATTTAATGTTCAAATAATTCATTATTTGTCTTATAATTTACATTGTTGCGGCACCAGTTTTCACCCTCTATCTAAACACTGTTTCAGTTTCTTTAAAGCCCAGTCTTCTCCGATTGGTCAGTCGGCCCCACTCTGTTGTGACTGGCCTACCGCTTCCTGGCCTTATAACTACTATTGTTTGAGGGCAAGCCATAGTAGCTAGCAGGTGgccattatgcaaatgtgtaaCATGTTGACATATTTATGTCACAGACATATTGGCAGGACTACAAACGAGGCATTTCAGACATATGTTTTCTGTTGGAGTGATTAACTCCATTTGCTGTGGACTTTGTGCCTTATAACTTTGCAGATTGTTTACATGCACAAACAGCTACTTTACACACTACAGGAAAAGGTAAAatcaaaaaaagcataataggtgccctttaagttTAAAGGCCCACACACTTTCAGATGGGTCTAACCTGCAATGTTTTGTCGAACCAGCGATTTCCACTGTTCCACCTGCTGCCCCCTCCATGCAGCATCTGAACTCCAGCTCGGGTGCGGTACATGTCATCAGACGCGCGCGGCAGGGCAGCATCCAGACAGACTGTGAAGATACTCTTCTGAATGGCTCTCACCGACTCTTTATTTGTTTTATCTGAAAgggacattaaaaaaataaaaaataaaataaggaaCAGCATAGAAAAAACATATGCAAAACAGGCCTATAGAGTAAAGTTTGAAATTaatatcttttgtaacattagaaaCGTCTTTACtatcatttttgatcaatgtaacgtgtccttgctgaataaaagcattaattaaaATCATagtgatcccaaacttttgaactgtagtgatttaaatgttttatttttagttaggCATATCAGCATTGCCCACCCTTAATGAGGTTGTTGTAAGCTTTGCCCCAGCTGTTGCGGTGGTTGGAGGTGAGGATGCCAATAGGCTCTTTGTTGGATTGTAAGGAGGAGTTCCAGATCTTCTCCAGCTGAAGGTAGATCTGGTCTACGGTCAATGGTGTGCCGTCACTGTTGTATACATCCAGCACAAAGAACTACAAGTTTAAAGAATGAGTTAAAAAGACACTTATTATCATCAAGTATCAAGTCAAACAGTATTAACAGATCACATTCACTACAGTCCTGGATGCAGAAAAATatatagaatattttaaaatgtgtatgtaataaaaaaaaaaaaattacatggcATTTTTTCATGGTAGGTTAGAAATATTATAGGCTGTATGCTACTGGAAGTTACATTTGGACCCTGCCTGGAAATTTGTAACAGGGGCTGACCTGAAAGTTGTGAACTACAGTGATATGCGTGGGGGGTCTTTTATCCAAGGCATAGTTGACCACTGTGTCCCTCTTTGTCCCAGGGATCCGGCAGGACGAGAGCACCTGATAGTACTGGTTCATACAGAGTGGCTTTCCACCCAGATACTCCACTGGCAATGTTTCACTAATCAAAGAGCAAAGACATGATGTCTGACTGGACTATTTTACTGAACTTTATACACTGAATTTAATCAATAGTAAGTGTCATGGTCATCTAAAGCATATGCAGAGGAAAAATGTTTCACTTACTTGTCAATCATGCTCTTAAAATCTAAAACCCCAGCAATCAATTTAGCAGCATATCTGtgaagaacaaaaaaaacatatatatttttaacagtcattttaaacaaGTTTCACATCACCATATGGCCAATAAATGATTCTACTATTAATACTGTAGCACATGCTGTACCATGTGCCTTTGACTTATATGACTTATGATATGGACAGAACACACTTTGCTTCTGATCTGTTACCAGTTTTAGCTGTCATATGTGTGAAGAATGGCTTCAAGCCAGCACTTTACTGAGAGCAACAGTTTATACTCTCTGAATTTGCAAAGTTCAACTTGGCAAGAGAGGGTTAGTCTGTACAAAGGTGACCATAGAAGTAACTGGAAATAACTGCCTCACCCTGCTGTAGTCACTCTGGGTTAAACCGTTATACACAAAAATAGTCTTCATTACTATTTCTGTTTTGTACCCCATTGGTAAAGTTttttaaagcataaaaaaaaaaactattatgaGGTTTatacttaaaacaagaaaatctGATGGAGTAAGAACAATAAACCTAATTCatgatatatgaaatatatataaaaagataaTATATTCTTTATCACAGGTTTGCTCATCTTATTTTAGGAATGGTAAGATATTTAATTGgaaaacataaacatataaatatattttatatttatgttcaaATAGaatcattttatatttcaagtaaaatatattaaataattttcagtgtatgtaaatatatatttatgatgaaatataaaacataaataaataaaataaaaatataaagattTTTGTCATGGCATAACTTTAATCaggatcatatatatatatatatatatatatgttaaatatatctataaatatataagttaaacatataaaagtattttatattttaagtaaaatatattaataaatttttaaaaaaaatcattgtatgactttaattattattattatattttttttactatgtGTAGGCA
Proteins encoded:
- the crata gene encoding carnitine O-acetyltransferase gives rise to the protein MLGILVRTMVKAGMVKPSGLVKPVSVTRITGRYLAHQEGLPKLPVPPLKQTCDRYLAALDPIVDPEELNHTRHLLEEFQKPGGAGERLQKGLEQRAKKMENWLSDWWLQTAYLDYRMPVVIHSSPGVVLPRMVFNDRQGQMRYAAKLIAGVLDFKSMIDNETLPVEYLGGKPLCMNQYYQVLSSCRIPGTKRDTVVNYALDKRPPTHITVVHNFQFFVLDVYNSDGTPLTVDQIYLQLEKIWNSSLQSNKEPIGILTSNHRNSWGKAYNNLIKDKTNKESVRAIQKSIFTVCLDAALPRASDDMYRTRAGVQMLHGGGSRWNSGNRWFDKTLQFIIGEDGTCGLIYEHAPAEGPPIVSLIDHVVEYTKKSEMVRTPMVPLRMPQKLRFNITPEIKKDIEEAKQNMNIMVHDLDIKVNVFSHFGKDFPKSQKMSPDAFIQIALQLAYYRIYKRCCPTYESASLRMFRLGRTDTIRSTSVDSARFVKAMDDPAKHNTEKVALLDKAIKAHRAYTDMAIRGQAIDRHLLGLKLQAIEDLAALPEIFMDTSYAVALHFNLSTSQVPAKTDCVMCFGPVVPDGYGVCYNPMDTHINFAVSAFNSCQDTNAARLAQGLVDSLVDMKNLLEHTPKAKL